Proteins from a single region of Desulfolutivibrio sulfoxidireducens:
- a CDS encoding biotin carboxylase N-terminal domain-containing protein produces MAEKKHKVLVANRGEIAMRIVQACRGLGLDFVCVYTREDQDSGHAALARELGGPERLFRISSYHDANEILSVADHARATAIHPGYGFFAEDFRFARRVTERTNRLVFIGPSWRIIRSLGDKINTKRLARSLSIPTVPGSDRPVYDEMEAEEIAETLFAFQAEQGVEQSVVLVKASAGGGGMGIEEIQDIDQFKTVYRRVRNYAKRQFHDEGVLIEQRIFDFNHLEVQIVADRAGKDIVHFGTRNCSVQSTGRQKRIEVAPGFRPGEITYAFDAQKVLTDIVSYSLAMAREVGYDNVGTWEWIVSPMGQPFLMEVNTRIQVENGVSAAIARIRGKDGTDILAEQIRLALGQPLGYGQSDITFAGVGIEYRIIAEDPANRFTPWVGRIDRFTAPSRDWLRFHSHIPGDTAYMIPTEFDPNLALAIVWGSDLAEAKARGLSFLDDMVLEGADPAGAPLRSNVAFLREKTATLLHF; encoded by the coding sequence GTGGCCGAAAAAAAACACAAGGTTCTGGTGGCCAACCGGGGCGAGATCGCCATGCGCATCGTCCAGGCCTGCCGCGGGCTGGGCCTGGATTTTGTCTGCGTGTACACCAGGGAAGACCAGGACTCGGGGCACGCCGCCCTGGCCCGCGAACTGGGCGGGCCGGAGCGCCTTTTCCGGATAAGCTCCTATCACGACGCCAACGAGATCCTCTCCGTGGCCGACCACGCCAGGGCCACGGCCATCCATCCGGGGTACGGCTTTTTCGCCGAGGACTTCCGCTTCGCCCGCCGGGTCACCGAGCGCACCAACCGGCTGGTGTTCATCGGCCCGTCCTGGCGGATCATCCGCTCCCTGGGAGACAAGATCAACACCAAGCGCCTGGCCCGCAGCCTGTCCATCCCCACCGTGCCCGGGTCCGACCGGCCGGTGTACGACGAGATGGAGGCCGAGGAGATCGCCGAGACCCTTTTCGCCTTCCAGGCCGAGCAAGGGGTGGAGCAATCCGTGGTCCTGGTCAAGGCCTCGGCCGGCGGCGGCGGCATGGGCATCGAGGAAATCCAGGACATCGACCAGTTCAAGACCGTCTACCGGCGGGTGCGCAACTACGCCAAACGCCAGTTCCACGACGAGGGCGTGTTGATCGAGCAGCGCATCTTCGACTTCAACCACCTGGAAGTCCAGATCGTGGCCGACCGGGCCGGAAAGGACATCGTGCACTTCGGCACCCGGAACTGTTCCGTGCAGTCCACGGGCCGCCAGAAACGCATCGAGGTGGCCCCGGGGTTTCGGCCCGGGGAGATCACCTACGCCTTCGACGCCCAAAAGGTCCTGACCGACATCGTGTCCTATTCCCTGGCCATGGCCCGCGAGGTCGGCTACGACAACGTGGGCACCTGGGAGTGGATCGTCTCGCCCATGGGCCAGCCCTTCCTCATGGAGGTCAACACCCGCATCCAGGTGGAAAACGGCGTCTCCGCCGCCATAGCCCGGATTCGCGGCAAGGACGGGACGGACATCCTCGCCGAGCAAATTCGGCTGGCCTTGGGCCAGCCCCTCGGATATGGTCAGTCCGACATCACGTTTGCGGGCGTGGGCATCGAATACCGGATCATCGCCGAGGACCCGGCCAACCGGTTCACCCCATGGGTGGGGCGCATCGACCGGTTCACCGCCCCGAGCCGTGACTGGCTGCGGTTTCATTCCCACATCCCCGGGGACACGGCGTACATGATTCCCACGGAATTCGATCCCAATCTGGCCCTGGCCATCGTCTGGGGAAGCGATCTGGCCGAGGCCAAGGCGCGAGGGCTGTCCTTTCTGGACGACATGGTCCTTGAGGGCGCGGACCCGGCGGGGGCGCCGCTTCGGTCCAACGTCGCGTTCCTGCGGGAAAAAACCGCCACGCTTCTTCATTTTTAA
- the lgt gene encoding prolipoprotein diacylglyceryl transferase: MIIFPNIDPVAVQIGPLAVRWYGLMYLLGFTAAWLLGRYRAGRPGSGWTPAQVDDLITLCVLGVVVGGRLGYVFFYDFPGLVRDPWLLFKVWQGGMSFHGGALGMCAVFCFFGKKTGRTFFQVADFTVPLAPLGLFAGRIGNFINAELWGKPTELPWGVVFPDPRAGSLPRHPSQLYEAGLEGLILFAILWLYSARPRPTGTVTGLFLAFYGIFRFTVEFVRIPDAQLGYLLLGWMTMGQILSLPMALLGGVIFFASKAKAARAARPPR; this comes from the coding sequence ATGATCATCTTTCCAAATATCGACCCCGTGGCCGTCCAGATCGGGCCTTTGGCCGTGCGCTGGTACGGACTCATGTACCTTCTGGGCTTTACCGCGGCCTGGCTGCTGGGGCGGTACCGGGCCGGACGTCCGGGCTCGGGTTGGACCCCGGCCCAGGTGGACGACCTGATCACCTTGTGCGTGCTCGGCGTGGTGGTCGGCGGCCGGCTGGGATACGTGTTTTTCTATGATTTCCCAGGTCTTGTGCGCGACCCCTGGCTGCTCTTCAAGGTCTGGCAGGGAGGCATGTCCTTTCACGGCGGGGCGCTTGGCATGTGCGCGGTGTTCTGCTTTTTCGGCAAGAAGACCGGCCGGACCTTTTTTCAGGTGGCCGATTTCACCGTCCCCCTGGCCCCGCTGGGACTGTTCGCCGGAAGGATCGGCAATTTCATCAACGCCGAGTTGTGGGGCAAGCCCACGGAACTGCCATGGGGGGTGGTCTTTCCCGACCCCCGGGCCGGAAGCCTGCCCCGCCACCCGTCCCAACTGTACGAGGCCGGACTCGAAGGGTTGATCCTTTTCGCCATCCTGTGGCTGTATTCGGCCAGGCCCCGGCCGACGGGAACCGTAACGGGACTGTTTCTGGCCTTCTACGGCATCTTCCGGTTCACGGTGGAATTCGTGCGCATCCCCGACGCCCAGCTCGGCTATCTGCTGCTTGGCTGGATGACCATGGGGCAGATATTGAGCCTGCCCATGGCCCTTCTCGGCGGGGTCATCTTTTTCGCTTCCAAGGCAAAGGCCGCCCGCGCCGCGCGGCCGCCGCGCTAA
- a CDS encoding biotin attachment protein, translating into MIDVKSVLEEIKAAPYEEIEITAPHTGTVAYEVKTLGTRVTGASGTYQEKPGTLLASVTRERNKKPLYAAVGGEVASLFLERNGTFVEAGTPLLVIRHYLTKDEVVAAILRRVLHLFSAPERAKYYFIPSVDKKIKASGCRSITLKPGMELFIVSRMKREKPLAYDGPEGIIYAVYFHHDDNVEAGCPLIGVCPENQTGLIQEVVNRVHSDWEERN; encoded by the coding sequence ATGATCGACGTCAAGTCCGTCCTGGAGGAAATCAAGGCCGCTCCCTACGAGGAGATCGAGATAACGGCCCCGCATACCGGGACTGTGGCCTACGAGGTCAAGACCCTCGGGACCAGGGTCACCGGCGCCTCGGGAACCTACCAGGAAAAACCGGGCACGCTCCTGGCCAGCGTCACCCGGGAACGCAACAAAAAGCCCCTGTACGCCGCGGTCGGCGGCGAGGTGGCCAGCCTTTTCCTGGAGCGGAACGGGACCTTCGTGGAGGCCGGAACCCCGCTTCTGGTCATCCGCCACTATCTGACCAAGGACGAGGTGGTGGCCGCCATCCTGCGCCGGGTGCTGCATCTTTTCTCCGCCCCGGAACGGGCCAAGTATTATTTCATTCCCAGCGTGGACAAAAAGATCAAGGCCTCGGGTTGCCGGTCCATCACCCTCAAGCCGGGAATGGAGCTTTTTATCGTCTCGCGCATGAAACGGGAAAAGCCCCTGGCCTACGACGGCCCGGAGGGCATCATCTACGCCGTCTATTTCCATCACGACGACAATGTGGAGGCCGGATGTCCGCTGATCGGCGTGTGCCCCGAGAACCAGACGGGACTTATCCAGGAGGTGGTCAACCGGGTGCACAGTGACTGGGAAGAACGCAACTGA
- a CDS encoding tetratricopeptide repeat protein: MKPKQYDDDVREFVASQRGLFLAASSDALFNKNLRGTLIRHLSIKDDCVLNIFTIAELRQSITLHISKGNRLLVLIERELAGKPTTDIIKYVKQDHPNVLFVVLTTEVEREKLILLHEVGADNIITKPIAPDTLIEKIAFTVKPRGQIGELIDEGKRLLAIGHYEDAAEAAREVLRIKAQSPAGLILLGDAHKGLGKVEQALDCYSQAEKSAKLYLEPLKKIAALHRETGNTTEEIRFLERLDKLSPLNVDRKIEIGQGYVRLGDTGKARTVFDEAIKVATREAMESLSRVSREIAQICLDVAPELSERYLRRTLDAKKGFLDKSDIETFNRLGITLRKQGRWEDAITEYRKALKISPSDGNLYYNIAMAHTEGKQFLDAYNYLNKALSLSPDIYKAGEAVCLNIATIYRRAGKKDLVADYLKKALELNPDSRKAAAFLREIEGMRPDDA, translated from the coding sequence ATGAAACCAAAACAATACGACGACGACGTCCGGGAGTTTGTCGCCTCCCAGCGCGGCCTTTTCCTGGCCGCCAGTTCCGACGCCCTGTTCAACAAGAACCTGCGCGGCACCCTGATCAGGCACCTGTCCATCAAGGACGACTGCGTGCTCAACATCTTCACCATCGCCGAACTGCGGCAAAGCATCACCCTGCACATCTCCAAGGGAAACCGCCTGCTGGTGCTCATCGAACGGGAACTGGCCGGCAAGCCGACCACGGACATCATCAAATACGTCAAGCAGGATCACCCGAACGTGCTGTTCGTGGTGTTGACCACCGAGGTGGAACGGGAAAAGCTGATCCTTCTGCACGAGGTCGGGGCCGACAACATCATCACCAAGCCCATCGCCCCGGACACCCTCATCGAGAAGATCGCCTTCACCGTGAAACCCCGGGGTCAGATCGGCGAACTCATCGACGAAGGCAAAAGACTTCTGGCCATCGGCCACTACGAGGATGCCGCCGAGGCGGCCCGCGAGGTCCTGCGGATCAAGGCCCAAAGCCCGGCCGGGCTGATCCTTCTCGGTGACGCCCACAAGGGCTTGGGCAAGGTCGAACAGGCCCTGGACTGCTACAGCCAGGCCGAAAAAAGCGCCAAACTGTATCTCGAACCCTTGAAAAAGATCGCCGCCCTGCACCGGGAGACCGGCAACACCACCGAGGAGATCAGGTTCCTGGAACGCCTGGACAAGCTCAGTCCCTTGAACGTGGACCGCAAGATCGAGATCGGACAAGGCTATGTCCGCCTGGGCGACACCGGCAAGGCCCGGACCGTCTTCGACGAGGCCATCAAGGTGGCCACGCGCGAGGCCATGGAGTCCTTAAGCCGGGTCTCCAGGGAGATCGCCCAGATATGCCTGGATGTGGCCCCCGAGTTGTCCGAGCGATACCTGCGCCGCACCCTGGACGCCAAGAAGGGCTTTCTGGACAAAAGCGACATCGAAACCTTCAACCGCCTGGGCATCACCCTGCGCAAGCAGGGCCGCTGGGAGGACGCCATCACGGAATACCGCAAGGCGCTCAAGATCTCTCCCTCCGACGGCAACCTCTACTACAACATCGCCATGGCCCACACGGAGGGCAAACAGTTCCTGGACGCCTACAACTACCTGAACAAGGCCTTGTCGCTTTCTCCCGACATCTACAAGGCCGGCGAGGCGGTGTGCCTCAATATCGCCACCATCTACCGCCGGGCCGGCAAGAAGGACCTGGTTGCGGACTATCTGAAAAAGGCGTTGGAACTCAATCCGGACTCCCGCAAGGCCGCCGCGTTTTTGCGGGAGATCGAGGGGATGCGCCCCGACGACGCATAA
- a CDS encoding carboxyl transferase domain-containing protein, whose protein sequence is MDTEKRIAELSERLGYIRDIFGSRENASITLLESKLREFGERERLASTHDAARLLQQLEDLFVFLEKKLENDLTAMDVVRIVRHPQRVSLKDILENVYDNYTEIGGQDEYSIDPSMLIARAYITRRRGDKVHHQPVMVIGQEKGHGQEFRNGGSVKPWGNAKALQYMKVAETEKIPIHTFVSTPGAFPVEDYPGAAQQIARNLYEMAGLKVPVVSVISEGGSGGAEAIGLSDARLMFSHGYYSVISPEGAAAIEAGTRQGQRVPQELIATCASRLKMTAPDNLRMGYVDRVIQEPPLGARSHHYDFFKALRQEIIRATDQVFLGIAGMKLFRAMVLGRHKDVSPADAENMYVRWTVDEASAERLLWRRYRKYRRMAENAFLDSRTSTKRLYSMVQGAVWSGYSFLRYDFLGKQEKRLSRALGEVEGELRVVVDRVSAPIRKITRRSGAPVCDAEKSRMLTELSQPELGACLEDWGWSYISPRAREDRSVTCPNMKESGCPDLWAPDLFGDFAGVCSHCGHHFPMEYQWYLHNVFDPDSLHEFNAEIEAGNPLDYPGFMAKLEEAKKKTGVKSACLTYETRLDGKKLVVAVLIAPFRGGTVGAAEGEKFVRALARARKRHYPFLAYVHGTAGIRIQESLNGLIQMPRVTMAVRRYIEAGGLYIVLYDTNSYAGPVASFLGCSPYQFAIRSSNIGFAGPGVIKETTGIDIPPHYHNAYQALTRGHIQGIWDRREVRKNLKNALLTIGGRNLYYR, encoded by the coding sequence ATGGATACGGAGAAACGCATCGCCGAGTTGTCCGAGCGGTTGGGATACATACGGGACATCTTCGGTTCCAGGGAGAACGCCAGCATCACCCTCCTGGAATCGAAACTGCGGGAATTCGGCGAACGCGAGAGGCTGGCCAGCACCCACGATGCGGCCAGGCTCCTGCAACAGCTCGAAGACCTGTTCGTCTTTCTGGAAAAGAAACTTGAGAACGACCTGACGGCCATGGACGTGGTGCGCATCGTGCGCCACCCCCAGCGCGTGAGTCTCAAGGACATCCTGGAAAACGTCTACGACAACTATACCGAGATCGGTGGCCAGGACGAATACAGCATCGACCCGAGCATGCTCATCGCCCGGGCCTACATCACCCGCCGTCGGGGGGACAAGGTCCACCATCAGCCGGTGATGGTCATCGGCCAGGAAAAGGGCCACGGCCAGGAGTTTCGCAACGGCGGCTCGGTCAAGCCCTGGGGCAACGCCAAGGCCCTGCAGTACATGAAGGTCGCCGAGACCGAGAAAATCCCCATCCATACCTTCGTGTCCACCCCCGGGGCCTTTCCTGTGGAGGACTATCCCGGCGCGGCCCAGCAGATCGCCCGCAATCTCTACGAGATGGCCGGGCTCAAGGTCCCGGTGGTCAGCGTCATTTCCGAGGGCGGCTCCGGCGGGGCCGAGGCCATCGGGCTGTCGGACGCCCGGCTCATGTTCTCCCACGGCTACTATTCGGTCATCTCCCCCGAGGGCGCGGCGGCCATCGAGGCCGGAACCAGGCAGGGACAGCGGGTGCCCCAGGAACTCATCGCGACCTGCGCCTCGCGGCTGAAGATGACCGCCCCGGACAACCTGCGCATGGGATATGTGGACCGCGTCATCCAGGAACCGCCCCTGGGCGCCAGGTCCCACCATTACGATTTTTTCAAGGCCCTGCGCCAGGAGATCATCCGGGCCACGGACCAGGTCTTTCTGGGCATCGCCGGGATGAAGCTCTTTCGGGCCATGGTCCTGGGACGGCACAAGGACGTCTCCCCGGCCGACGCCGAGAACATGTACGTGCGCTGGACCGTGGACGAGGCCTCGGCCGAGCGGCTGTTGTGGCGGCGCTACCGCAAGTACCGGCGCATGGCCGAAAACGCCTTTCTGGACAGCCGCACCTCGACCAAGCGCCTGTACTCCATGGTCCAGGGGGCGGTATGGTCCGGATATTCCTTTCTGCGCTACGATTTCCTGGGCAAGCAGGAAAAGCGCCTGTCCAGGGCCCTGGGCGAGGTGGAGGGCGAATTGCGGGTGGTGGTGGACCGGGTGTCCGCGCCCATCCGGAAAATCACCAGACGCTCCGGCGCGCCGGTGTGCGACGCCGAGAAAAGCCGCATGCTCACGGAACTGTCCCAGCCGGAACTGGGGGCCTGCCTGGAGGATTGGGGCTGGAGCTACATCAGCCCCCGCGCCCGGGAGGACCGGTCCGTGACCTGCCCCAACATGAAGGAGAGCGGGTGTCCGGATCTGTGGGCCCCGGATCTCTTCGGCGATTTCGCCGGGGTGTGCAGCCACTGCGGCCATCACTTCCCCATGGAATACCAGTGGTACCTGCATAACGTCTTCGACCCCGACTCCCTGCACGAATTCAACGCCGAGATCGAGGCCGGAAACCCCCTGGACTATCCCGGGTTCATGGCCAAGCTCGAAGAGGCCAAGAAAAAGACCGGCGTCAAAAGCGCCTGCCTGACCTACGAGACCCGCCTGGACGGCAAGAAACTCGTGGTGGCCGTGCTGATCGCCCCGTTTCGGGGCGGCACGGTGGGCGCGGCCGAGGGTGAGAAATTCGTCCGGGCCCTGGCCCGGGCCAGGAAACGGCATTATCCCTTCCTGGCCTACGTCCACGGCACGGCCGGCATCCGCATCCAGGAGAGCTTAAACGGCCTGATCCAGATGCCCCGGGTGACCATGGCCGTCAGGCGCTACATCGAGGCCGGGGGGCTGTACATCGTGCTCTACGACACCAATTCCTATGCCGGACCGGTGGCCAGTTTCCTGGGGTGCTCACCCTACCAGTTCGCCATCCGCTCCTCCAACATCGGGTTCGCGGGCCCGGGGGTCATCAAGGAAACCACGGGCATCGACATTCCCCCCCACTACCACAACGCCTATCAGGCCTTGACCCGGGGACACATCCAGGGCATCTGGGACCGCCGCGAGGTTCGCAAAAACCTGAAAAACGCGCTTCTGACCATTGGCGGGCGCAATCTCTACTATCGGTAA
- a CDS encoding single-stranded DNA-binding protein: MAGSLNKVILIGRLGQDPKLTYLPSGNPVANFNVATDESYKDRDGNKVERTEWHRVAVYGRSAEFCGNYLTKGRLVYIEGSLRTRKWQGQDGQDRYTTEVVVTGPGHTVNFLDSRSQTTDAPQGEYGGQQRQQRQGQEGRQASQPAPRHDDDLGPAFPSEASGMDDVPF, encoded by the coding sequence ATGGCCGGAAGCCTGAATAAAGTCATCCTCATCGGCCGCCTCGGCCAGGACCCCAAATTGACCTACCTGCCCTCGGGCAACCCTGTGGCCAATTTCAACGTGGCCACGGACGAATCCTACAAGGATCGCGACGGAAACAAGGTGGAGCGTACGGAATGGCATCGGGTGGCCGTGTATGGCCGGTCAGCGGAATTTTGCGGGAACTACCTGACCAAAGGCCGTCTGGTCTACATCGAGGGATCTCTGCGCACCCGCAAATGGCAGGGGCAGGATGGACAGGACCGCTACACCACCGAGGTCGTGGTTACCGGGCCTGGACACACCGTGAATTTCCTCGACTCCCGTTCCCAGACCACCGACGCGCCTCAGGGAGAATACGGCGGGCAACAGCGCCAGCAGCGCCAGGGTCAGGAGGGCCGACAGGCCTCGCAGCCCGCGCCCCGGCATGACGATGACCTCGGACCAGCCTTTCCGTCCGAGGCTTCCGGTATGGACGACGTCCCATTTTAG
- a CDS encoding glutaminyl-peptide cyclotransferase — protein sequence MAKTSFARAVSVVFLVAGLAAVSAATGVPSARAGAPVIGWRVAAVHPHDPGAFTQGLVFRDGALFESTGRYGQSSLRRVDAATGRVLARRNLPASFFGEGLEEVAGRLFQLTWREHAVLVYDAATFDAVGQKYLPTEGWGICHDGASFVVSDGTSVLTRYDTATFARLGRVRVADDGVPVDNINELECAHGHIYANVWMTDRVAVIDPANGRVLAWLDLSGLRVQMGGLPLEAITNGLAHDPRRNRFFVTGKLWPRLFELVVDPVPDGRAVPVPPVSPVSPVSKDAP from the coding sequence ATGGCGAAGACATCTTTTGCGCGGGCGGTTTCCGTTGTGTTTCTGGTGGCGGGGCTGGCGGCCGTTTCCGCCGCGACCGGGGTCCCCTCGGCCCGGGCCGGCGCACCCGTGATCGGCTGGCGCGTGGCCGCCGTGCATCCCCACGACCCCGGGGCCTTCACCCAGGGGCTTGTCTTTCGTGACGGCGCGCTCTTCGAGAGTACGGGCCGCTACGGCCAATCGAGCCTGCGCCGGGTGGATGCGGCCACGGGCCGGGTGCTGGCGCGCCGCAACCTGCCGGCCTCCTTTTTTGGCGAGGGCCTGGAAGAGGTGGCCGGGCGGCTTTTCCAGCTCACTTGGCGGGAGCACGCGGTCCTCGTCTACGACGCGGCCACCTTCGACGCCGTGGGACAAAAATACCTGCCCACCGAGGGCTGGGGCATCTGCCACGACGGCGCCTCGTTCGTGGTCAGCGACGGCACCTCGGTGCTTACGCGCTACGACACGGCCACCTTCGCCCGTCTGGGACGCGTCCGGGTGGCCGACGACGGCGTCCCCGTGGACAATATAAACGAGTTGGAGTGCGCCCACGGCCACATCTACGCCAACGTGTGGATGACCGACCGGGTCGCGGTCATCGATCCGGCGAACGGCCGGGTCCTGGCCTGGCTCGACCTGTCCGGACTTCGCGTCCAGATGGGCGGGCTTCCCCTCGAGGCCATAACCAACGGCCTGGCCCACGATCCGCGACGCAACCGGTTCTTTGTCACGGGCAAGCTGTGGCCGCGCCTTTTCGAACTGGTTGTCGATCCCGTGCCGGACGGCCGCGCCGTGCCGGTTCCCCCCGTATCCCCTGTTTCACCCGTCTCCAAGGATGCGCCATGA
- a CDS encoding TrmH family RNA methyltransferase: MGDITEKRLARIRQVLAARRKDLALVLDNIHDPHNVSAILRSCDAFGVPRVHLHYTATPFPHLGRKSSASARKWVECVRHADAASLVARLQSDGLRILAAGFGPRAVPLCDWDLTRPTAIVLGSEHDGVSEDLAGLAAGELYIPMRGMVQSLNVSVAAAIILHEAQRQRAAKGMYDRPSFSPEEIAALTAVWRER; the protein is encoded by the coding sequence ATGGGAGACATTACCGAAAAACGCCTGGCGCGCATCCGGCAGGTCCTGGCCGCCCGGCGGAAAGACCTGGCCCTTGTCCTGGACAACATCCATGACCCGCACAACGTGTCGGCCATATTACGAAGCTGTGACGCCTTCGGCGTGCCCCGGGTCCACCTGCATTACACGGCCACGCCCTTTCCGCACCTGGGCAGGAAGTCCTCGGCCTCGGCCAGGAAATGGGTGGAGTGCGTGCGCCATGCGGACGCCGCCTCCCTGGTCGCGCGTCTGCAAAGCGACGGGCTGCGTATCCTGGCCGCCGGGTTCGGTCCCCGGGCCGTGCCCTTGTGCGACTGGGACCTGACCCGGCCCACGGCCATCGTGCTCGGCAGCGAACACGATGGCGTTTCCGAGGACCTGGCCGGCCTGGCCGCCGGTGAGCTGTACATCCCCATGCGGGGCATGGTGCAGAGCCTGAACGTCTCCGTGGCCGCCGCGATCATCCTGCACGAGGCCCAGCGCCAGCGCGCCGCCAAGGGCATGTACGACCGGCCGTCGTTTTCCCCGGAAGAGATCGCGGCCCTTACGGCCGTGTGGCGGGAGCGGTAG
- a CDS encoding PilZ domain-containing protein has product MDFDFTIEGEDHPRRAFRARVVGLGARVHSRGRDYPVKDISATGLGLLDETRGFRQGESLVLDLEIHGKAFLRDLPATVARVHEHGVVGLDFLELDRRVEQRLDKFVLEIQKRLIDLRKAREMARRSDAPDADPSGDRNQGPPRDASNS; this is encoded by the coding sequence ATGGATTTCGACTTCACCATCGAGGGGGAGGACCATCCCCGCAGGGCCTTTCGGGCTAGGGTGGTCGGGCTTGGGGCCCGGGTCCATTCCCGAGGCCGGGACTATCCCGTCAAGGATATAAGCGCCACCGGGCTGGGCCTGCTTGACGAAACCCGCGGTTTCCGACAGGGAGAGTCCCTTGTTTTGGATCTCGAGATCCACGGCAAGGCCTTTCTGAGGGATCTGCCGGCCACGGTCGCCCGGGTGCATGAACACGGCGTCGTGGGCCTCGACTTCCTGGAACTCGACCGCCGGGTGGAACAGCGTCTGGACAAGTTCGTCCTCGAGATCCAAAAAAGGCTCATCGACCTGCGCAAGGCCAGGGAAATGGCCAGGCGGTCGGATGCGCCGGATGCGGACCCGTCCGGGGATCGGAACCAGGGCCCTCCCCGAGACGCAAGCAACTCATAG
- a CDS encoding RNA recognition motif domain-containing protein, which yields MSKKLYVGNLPFSCTEDDLRDHFSSYGEVISVSLISDRETGRARGFGFVEMDDQGASSAVEALDGKPFQGRNLRVNEAQERAPRRPGGGGGDGRPPRRSW from the coding sequence ATGTCCAAGAAGCTGTATGTTGGCAACCTGCCGTTTTCCTGCACCGAAGACGATCTGCGCGACCATTTTTCCTCCTACGGCGAAGTCATCTCCGTAAGCCTCATCAGCGACCGGGAAACCGGCCGCGCCCGCGGTTTCGGCTTTGTGGAGATGGACGACCAGGGCGCCTCGTCGGCCGTCGAAGCCCTTGACGGCAAGCCCTTCCAGGGCCGCAACCTGCGGGTCAACGAGGCCCAGGAGCGCGCCCCGCGCCGTCCCGGCGGCGGCGGCGGCGACGGCCGTCCCCCCCGTCGTTCCTGGTAG
- the panB gene encoding 3-methyl-2-oxobutanoate hydroxymethyltransferase, producing the protein MPHKRITVPDILAAKGNRKLAVVTAYDHASARLADQAGMDALLVGDSLAMVVLGHEDTLSVTMEEMLHHTKAVARGTQTALVVGDMPFLSYQASIEEAVRNAGRFLKEGRAQAVKIEGGREMAPQIRAMTDAGIPVMGHVGLRPQQVARMGGFKVQSKTAEQAAYLLEDARIVAEAGCFAVVLEAIPARVAAVVTEKLPVPTIGIGAGGGCDGQVLVFHDILGLFDRFTPRFVKKYAEAGKMLTEALARYASEVREGAFPGPEHEFTISDEEFARFMD; encoded by the coding sequence ATGCCTCACAAACGGATCACGGTCCCGGACATCCTGGCGGCCAAGGGGAACCGCAAGCTGGCGGTGGTCACCGCCTACGACCACGCCTCGGCGCGCCTGGCCGACCAGGCCGGCATGGACGCGCTTTTGGTGGGCGACTCCCTGGCCATGGTGGTCCTTGGCCACGAGGACACCCTGTCCGTAACCATGGAGGAGATGCTCCACCACACCAAGGCCGTGGCCCGGGGCACGCAAACGGCCCTGGTGGTCGGGGACATGCCCTTTCTGTCCTACCAGGCCTCAATCGAGGAGGCCGTGCGCAACGCCGGCCGGTTTCTCAAGGAGGGCCGGGCCCAGGCGGTCAAGATCGAGGGCGGCCGGGAGATGGCCCCCCAGATCCGGGCCATGACCGACGCGGGCATCCCGGTGATGGGGCATGTGGGTCTGCGGCCCCAGCAGGTGGCGCGCATGGGCGGCTTCAAGGTCCAGTCCAAAACGGCCGAGCAGGCCGCATATCTTTTGGAGGACGCCCGGATCGTGGCCGAGGCCGGATGCTTCGCCGTGGTCCTGGAGGCCATCCCGGCCCGGGTGGCGGCCGTGGTCACGGAAAAACTGCCCGTGCCGACCATCGGCATCGGCGCGGGAGGGGGGTGCGACGGCCAGGTCCTGGTCTTTCACGACATCCTGGGGCTTTTCGACCGGTTCACGCCCCGGTTCGTCAAAAAATACGCCGAGGCGGGCAAGATGCTCACCGAGGCCCTGGCCAGGTATGCCAGCGAGGTGCGCGAGGGCGCCTTTCCCGGCCCCGAGCACGAATTCACCATAAGCGACGAGGAATTCGCCCGATTCATGGACTGA